In the genome of Desulfuromonas sp. DDH964, one region contains:
- the lon gene encoding endopeptidase La, giving the protein MHAGREVLRLATSPEKKDIQIPDELPLLPVRDVVIFPYMILPLFVGREKSVAAIDAALASDRLIFLATQKDLGEEEPVPESIYTTGTVAMIMRMLKLPDGRLKVLIQGLAKGRIERFNATEPHFTVQIEQLKETPQDELPLEVEALMRTVRDQLGQIVNLGKNVAPEVILVVENIEEPGSLADLVASNIGLKVAEAQELIEILDPVERLLRIKTLLAKELELMTVQNRIQSQAKEEMGKSQREYFLREQLRAIQAELGEADPRAEDVAELRGKLELANLPEETLVEAEKQLRRLETMHPEAAEYSLVRTYLDWLVELPWSHATRDNLDLKKARRVLDEDHYDLEKVKDRILEFLAVRKLKKDLKGPVLCFVGPPGVGKTSLGKSIARALGREFVRISLGGVRDEAEIRGHRRTYVGAMPGRILQGMKQAGTNNPVFMLDELDKIGADFRGDPSAALLELLDPEQNHAFSDHYINLPFDLSRVLFVATANVMDPIPSALKDRLEVIRLAGYTAEEKVFIANRYLVPRQLEANGLKKGAVVFSRNALLRLITGYTAEAGLRNLEREIGSICRKVARRFAEGKKQAIRVSENTIARFLGQPRYLPEEERSEDEAGLATGLAWTEVGGEILYVEVNTMKGKGTLTLTGHLGEVMKESAQAALSYARTHADELGIDPAVFETRDIHVHVPAGAIPKDGPSAGVTMATALISALSGRRVSKDVAMTGEITLRGKVLPIGGLKEKVLAAAQAHISTVIIPHRNLKDLEEIPRPLRSKLNFVSVRTMDEVLAAALVDPA; this is encoded by the coding sequence ATGCATGCCGGCAGAGAGGTCTTACGTTTGGCAACCAGTCCGGAAAAGAAAGATATCCAGATTCCTGATGAACTTCCCCTCCTCCCGGTGCGGGATGTCGTCATCTTCCCTTACATGATCCTCCCCCTCTTCGTCGGCCGCGAAAAGTCGGTTGCCGCCATCGATGCGGCACTGGCCAGCGATCGCCTGATCTTCCTCGCCACCCAGAAGGACCTCGGCGAGGAGGAGCCGGTTCCGGAGTCGATCTACACCACCGGTACGGTGGCGATGATCATGCGCATGCTCAAGCTCCCCGACGGCCGCCTCAAGGTCCTGATCCAGGGCCTTGCCAAGGGGCGCATCGAGCGCTTCAATGCCACCGAACCCCATTTTACCGTGCAGATCGAACAGCTGAAGGAGACCCCCCAGGACGAGCTCCCCCTCGAAGTCGAGGCGCTGATGCGCACCGTTCGTGACCAGCTCGGCCAGATCGTCAACCTTGGCAAGAACGTCGCACCGGAAGTGATCCTGGTGGTGGAGAATATCGAAGAGCCCGGCAGCCTCGCCGATCTGGTGGCGAGCAATATCGGCCTCAAGGTCGCCGAGGCCCAGGAACTGATCGAAATCCTCGACCCGGTGGAGCGGCTGCTGCGTATCAAGACCCTGCTCGCCAAGGAACTGGAGCTGATGACGGTGCAGAACCGCATCCAGAGCCAGGCCAAGGAGGAGATGGGGAAGAGCCAGCGCGAATATTTCCTGCGCGAGCAGCTGCGGGCGATCCAGGCCGAACTCGGCGAGGCCGATCCCCGTGCCGAAGATGTCGCAGAACTGCGCGGCAAGCTCGAACTGGCGAACCTGCCGGAAGAGACCCTGGTCGAAGCCGAAAAGCAGCTGCGGCGCCTGGAGACGATGCACCCCGAGGCCGCCGAATATTCCCTGGTCCGCACCTACCTCGACTGGCTGGTGGAGCTCCCCTGGAGCCACGCCACCCGGGACAACCTCGACCTGAAGAAGGCGCGCCGGGTTCTCGACGAGGATCACTATGATCTCGAAAAGGTCAAGGACCGCATCCTCGAATTCCTCGCGGTGCGCAAGCTGAAGAAGGATCTGAAAGGACCGGTCCTCTGCTTCGTCGGCCCGCCTGGGGTGGGCAAGACCAGTCTCGGCAAGTCGATCGCCCGCGCCCTGGGCCGCGAGTTCGTGCGCATCTCCCTCGGTGGGGTGCGCGATGAGGCGGAGATTCGCGGCCACCGCCGCACCTATGTCGGCGCCATGCCGGGACGGATCCTGCAGGGGATGAAACAGGCCGGCACCAACAACCCGGTCTTCATGCTCGATGAACTCGACAAAATCGGCGCCGATTTCCGCGGCGATCCCTCGGCGGCCCTCCTCGAACTCCTCGACCCGGAGCAGAACCACGCCTTTTCGGACCACTACATCAATCTTCCCTTCGACCTTTCCCGGGTGCTCTTTGTGGCGACCGCCAATGTCATGGACCCGATCCCCTCGGCCCTCAAGGACCGCCTCGAGGTGATCCGCCTCGCCGGCTACACCGCCGAAGAGAAGGTCTTCATCGCCAACCGCTACCTGGTCCCGCGCCAGCTCGAAGCCAACGGCCTGAAGAAGGGGGCGGTGGTCTTCTCCCGCAACGCCCTGCTGCGCCTGATTACCGGCTATACGGCGGAGGCCGGGCTGCGCAACCTCGAACGGGAAATCGGCAGCATCTGCCGCAAGGTGGCGCGCCGCTTCGCGGAAGGGAAGAAGCAGGCGATCCGGGTCAGCGAGAACACCATCGCCCGCTTTCTCGGCCAGCCCCGCTATCTTCCGGAGGAGGAACGCAGCGAGGACGAGGCGGGGCTCGCTACCGGCCTGGCCTGGACCGAAGTCGGCGGCGAAATCCTTTACGTCGAAGTCAACACCATGAAAGGGAAGGGGACCCTGACCCTGACCGGGCATCTCGGCGAGGTGATGAAGGAGAGCGCCCAGGCCGCCCTCTCCTATGCCCGTACCCATGCCGATGAGCTCGGTATCGATCCGGCGGTTTTCGAAACCCGGGATATCCATGTCCACGTTCCGGCCGGCGCGATTCCCAAGGATGGCCCGAGCGCCGGGGTGACCATGGCGACGGCGCTGATTTCAGCCCTCTCCGGCCGGCGGGTAAGCAAAGATGTGGCGATGACCGGCGAGATCACCCTGCGCGGCAAGGTGCTGCCGATCGGTGGCCTCAAGGAGAAGGTTCTGGCCGCCGCCCAGGCCCACATAAGTACCGTCATCATTCCGCACCGCAACCTCAAGGACCTGGAAGAGATCCCGCGCCCCCTGCGCAGCAAGCTGAACTTCGTCAGCGTGCGGACGATGGACGAGGTCCTGGCCGCGGCGCTGGTCGATCCGGCATGA
- a CDS encoding CheR family methyltransferase, with amino-acid sequence MRDPSSNHVPFVGSEFPDAEFDRLRELLLARRGFDLGMYKDRCVKRRIAARVRACGFSAALPYLAWLEHNESELDPLLAAITINVSQFFRNPSTFQTLQQEVLPALVKNARAAGERRLRLWSVGCASGEEPYSLALLVEALPVQDLEIEIWGSDISAPALAQAAAGYYDEQRLGEVPAAMRERCFVAEGRGLRLREEIRKRVKFQQQDILGEGAYPRAALILCRNVLIYFSRGDQERILRRFADALGAGGYLVLGRAETLLGEIRQRFAAEYPEERIYRSLPAP; translated from the coding sequence TTGCGAGATCCGTCGTCAAATCATGTACCCTTTGTCGGCAGCGAATTCCCCGACGCCGAGTTTGATCGTCTGCGCGAGCTGCTGCTGGCCCGGCGCGGCTTCGACCTTGGTATGTACAAGGACCGCTGTGTCAAGCGCCGGATCGCGGCCAGGGTGCGGGCCTGCGGCTTCAGTGCGGCGCTCCCCTATCTGGCTTGGCTGGAGCATAATGAGAGTGAACTGGACCCGTTGCTGGCGGCCATTACCATCAACGTCTCCCAGTTCTTTCGCAACCCCTCCACCTTCCAGACCCTGCAGCAGGAGGTCCTGCCTGCCCTGGTGAAAAACGCCCGCGCCGCCGGCGAACGCCGGTTGCGGCTCTGGAGTGTCGGCTGTGCCAGTGGCGAAGAGCCTTACTCGCTGGCGCTGCTGGTCGAGGCGCTGCCGGTCCAGGACCTGGAGATCGAAATCTGGGGGAGCGACATCAGCGCTCCGGCCCTGGCCCAGGCGGCGGCCGGCTATTACGACGAGCAGCGCCTCGGTGAGGTGCCGGCGGCAATGCGGGAGCGTTGTTTCGTGGCCGAGGGGCGTGGGCTGCGCCTGCGTGAGGAGATCCGCAAGCGGGTGAAGTTCCAACAGCAGGATATCCTCGGCGAGGGGGCCTACCCCAGGGCCGCCCTGATCCTTTGCCGCAACGTGCTGATCTATTTCTCCCGGGGTGACCAGGAGCGAATCCTGCGGCGCTTCGCTGACGCCCTGGGTGCGGGAGGGTATTTGGTCCTGGGACGGGCGGAAACCCTGCTCGGCGAGATTCGGCAACGCTTTGCCGCCGAATACCCGGAGGAGCGGATCTACCGCTCTCTACCCGCCCCCTGA
- a CDS encoding response regulator yields MGLRVLIVDDALFMRNMLKDIFLRAGHQVVGEAANGVEAVECYRELHPDLVTMDIVMPLKSGIEALQEITAGDPAACVIMCSALGQDALVVEAVQSGARDFIVKPFKEERVLDVVRRVAGQG; encoded by the coding sequence ATGGGTTTGAGAGTACTGATCGTCGATGATGCCCTGTTCATGCGCAACATGCTCAAGGATATCTTTCTCCGGGCCGGGCACCAGGTCGTCGGCGAAGCGGCCAACGGTGTCGAGGCCGTCGAATGCTACCGCGAGTTGCATCCCGACCTGGTCACGATGGATATCGTCATGCCGTTGAAGAGCGGAATCGAGGCGTTGCAGGAGATCACGGCGGGAGATCCTGCGGCCTGCGTCATCATGTGCAGTGCCCTGGGCCAGGATGCCCTGGTGGTCGAGGCGGTGCAATCGGGGGCGCGGGACTTCATCGTCAAGCCCTTCAAGGAGGAGCGGGTCCTCGATGTGGTTCGACGTGTGGCCGGCCAGGGGTGA
- the pckA gene encoding phosphoenolpyruvate carboxykinase (ATP), producing the protein MIQAKDLGLKSVGTIHHNLGFDDLFAHEKRNNEGRVADNGTMMVDTGKFTGRSPKDKYFVHQLPSFANIAWGKVNVAMAPEIFDELHAEVLDYLAGKDLYVTDGFCGSNEKTRKSVRFVTEFAWQAHFVKNMFIRPGQEEMAAFAPNFTVYNASNLVNKNWEKHGLNSEVFVAFNIEKNVAIIGGTWYGGEMKKGIFTMMNYWLPLQGILSMHCSANVGKAGDVALFFGLSGTGKTTLSTDAARKLIGDDEHGWDDDGIFNFEGGCYAKCINLSAESEPEIYGAIRRNALLENVVANDDGIIDFDDRSKTENTRVSYPIEHIDNHEPTLKAGHPKNIIFLTCDAFGVLPPVSKLTKEQAMYYFLSGYTAKVAGTERGVTEPQATFSACFGEAFLPLHPTVYAKLLGEKMEKHGVNAYLVNTGWAGGGYGVGKRMSIKATRACVNAILDGSIENAEFDQTRWFRLNIPKALPGVDSNLLNPRNAWADKESFDATANKLAGMFIQNFKKYMKDGDDFDFTQAGPKV; encoded by the coding sequence ATGATTCAGGCAAAAGACCTTGGGCTGAAGAGCGTTGGCACCATCCACCACAACCTCGGTTTCGACGACCTTTTTGCGCACGAAAAGCGCAACAACGAAGGGCGCGTCGCCGACAACGGCACCATGATGGTCGATACCGGCAAGTTTACCGGCCGTTCCCCCAAGGACAAGTACTTTGTCCACCAGCTCCCCTCCTTTGCGAATATCGCCTGGGGCAAGGTCAACGTCGCCATGGCACCGGAAATCTTCGACGAACTGCATGCCGAGGTCCTCGACTACCTGGCGGGGAAAGACCTCTACGTCACCGATGGCTTTTGTGGTTCCAACGAAAAGACCCGCAAGTCGGTCCGCTTCGTTACCGAATTCGCCTGGCAGGCCCACTTCGTCAAGAACATGTTTATTCGCCCCGGCCAGGAGGAGATGGCCGCCTTCGCCCCCAACTTCACCGTCTACAACGCCAGCAACCTGGTCAACAAGAACTGGGAGAAACACGGGCTTAATTCGGAAGTCTTCGTCGCCTTCAACATCGAAAAGAACGTCGCCATCATCGGTGGCACCTGGTACGGCGGGGAGATGAAGAAGGGGATCTTCACGATGATGAACTACTGGCTGCCGCTGCAGGGAATCCTCTCCATGCACTGCAGCGCCAACGTCGGCAAGGCCGGCGACGTCGCCCTCTTCTTCGGCCTCTCGGGAACCGGCAAGACGACCCTCTCTACCGATGCCGCCCGCAAGCTGATCGGTGATGACGAGCACGGCTGGGACGACGACGGTATCTTCAACTTTGAGGGGGGGTGCTACGCCAAGTGCATCAACCTCTCGGCGGAGAGCGAGCCGGAGATCTACGGTGCCATCCGCCGCAACGCCCTGCTCGAGAATGTCGTCGCCAATGACGACGGCATCATCGACTTCGACGACCGTTCCAAGACCGAAAACACCCGCGTCTCCTACCCGATCGAGCATATCGACAACCACGAGCCGACCCTCAAGGCCGGTCATCCGAAGAACATCATCTTCCTCACCTGCGACGCTTTCGGCGTGCTGCCGCCGGTCTCCAAGCTGACCAAGGAACAGGCGATGTACTACTTCCTCTCCGGCTACACCGCCAAGGTCGCCGGTACCGAGCGCGGCGTCACCGAGCCCCAGGCGACCTTCTCGGCCTGTTTCGGCGAGGCCTTCCTTCCGCTGCACCCGACCGTTTACGCCAAGCTCCTCGGCGAGAAGATGGAAAAGCACGGCGTCAATGCTTACCTGGTCAACACCGGCTGGGCCGGCGGTGGTTACGGGGTCGGCAAGCGCATGAGCATCAAGGCGACCCGCGCCTGCGTCAACGCCATTCTCGATGGTTCCATTGAAAACGCCGAGTTCGACCAGACCCGCTGGTTCCGCCTGAATATCCCCAAGGCTCTGCCCGGGGTTGACAGCAACCTGCTCAACCCCCGCAATGCCTGGGCCGACAAGGAAAGCTTCGATGCCACTGCCAACAAGCTCGCCGGGATGTTCATTCAGAACTTCAAAAAGTACATGAAAGATGGTGACGACTTCGATTTTACCCAGGCCGGCCCGAAGGTCTGA
- a CDS encoding chemotaxis protein CheA produces the protein MDMSKYRGMFLSETAEHLKNMSRLLLQLEKAPTDKESIDSLFREAHSIKGMAASMGYTVTASLAHHLEDLMDSIRKGGGISAEAIDRMLAGLDLLEGLVEDITAERAEREIESFLAGAAATPAATPPTPVTPAAAAPPPAAAALPTPTDSEGEALHITVTLAEGAAAPAARAILLLRELANCGSLQASLPNADELKRGGPVGKLSAWLVADLPRNEIEARLRSMPDVAGVEFGADRRRESSSRREEGPRTVRVRTELLDRFINLTGELITNRYMLQGAARNSQWGEVKNGIGQLTRLLTDLHHHVLQVRMMPVESITGRLPRVVRDLARKTGKEIVLQVEGDEVELDRAILEELADPLVHMVRNAVDHGIDRQGKVTVRAWREKDLVLIEVADDGRGMDPALIRRKILEKGLLSPAQVKSLRDRDVLQWVCHPGFSTAPVVTETSGRGVGMDVVKSAVENLGGLLDIQSQPGAGTRIILQLPLSVAIIQVLLVTCGGQTLAIPITRVVRTLEVPRNEVRSSGRQLVIRLDEDVVPLLSLHKILGLPPASPGGGVQMVITELRGRRVGLVVDRLAGQREVFVKALEFPLNQIAGLSGAAILGDGHIVFLLDPQSLLETRPGAGRGPHPEEAK, from the coding sequence ATGGATATGTCCAAATACCGCGGAATGTTTCTCAGCGAAACCGCGGAACATCTCAAGAACATGAGCCGCCTGCTGCTCCAGCTCGAAAAGGCGCCGACGGACAAGGAGAGCATCGACTCCCTGTTTCGCGAGGCGCATTCGATCAAGGGGATGGCGGCCTCCATGGGGTACACGGTCACCGCCAGCCTCGCTCACCACCTTGAAGACCTGATGGATTCGATCCGCAAGGGGGGGGGGATCAGCGCCGAGGCGATCGATCGGATGCTGGCGGGCCTCGATCTGCTCGAAGGACTGGTCGAAGATATCACCGCCGAACGGGCGGAGCGGGAGATTGAGAGCTTTCTCGCCGGGGCCGCCGCAACACCTGCCGCTACGCCTCCCACGCCGGTCACCCCTGCTGCTGCCGCTCCTCCGCCGGCGGCAGCGGCGCTGCCGACTCCGACCGACAGTGAAGGGGAGGCCCTGCACATCACCGTTACCCTGGCCGAGGGCGCAGCCGCCCCGGCCGCCCGGGCGATCCTGCTGCTGCGGGAGCTGGCCAACTGCGGTTCCCTGCAGGCGAGTTTACCCAACGCCGATGAATTGAAACGCGGCGGCCCTGTCGGCAAGCTCTCTGCCTGGCTGGTGGCCGACCTGCCGCGCAATGAGATCGAGGCCCGGTTGCGCAGCATGCCTGATGTCGCCGGCGTCGAATTCGGCGCCGACCGGCGCCGGGAGAGCAGTTCCCGCCGGGAGGAAGGCCCGCGCACGGTCCGGGTCCGTACCGAGCTGCTCGATCGCTTCATCAACCTCACCGGCGAGCTGATTACCAATCGTTACATGCTGCAGGGGGCGGCCAGGAACAGCCAGTGGGGAGAGGTCAAGAACGGCATCGGCCAGCTCACCCGTCTCCTCACCGATCTCCACCATCATGTCCTCCAGGTCCGGATGATGCCGGTCGAGAGCATCACCGGGCGGTTGCCGCGCGTGGTTCGCGACCTGGCCCGGAAAACCGGCAAGGAGATCGTGCTGCAGGTCGAGGGGGACGAGGTCGAGCTCGACCGGGCGATCCTCGAGGAGCTCGCCGATCCCCTGGTGCACATGGTGCGCAACGCCGTTGACCATGGCATCGACCGCCAGGGCAAGGTGACGGTACGGGCCTGGCGCGAGAAGGACCTGGTGCTGATCGAGGTCGCCGACGACGGCCGCGGCATGGACCCGGCCCTGATCCGCCGCAAGATCCTGGAGAAGGGACTCCTTTCCCCGGCCCAGGTCAAGAGCTTGCGTGACCGCGACGTCCTGCAGTGGGTTTGTCACCCTGGTTTTTCCACCGCCCCGGTGGTGACCGAGACTTCGGGGCGCGGCGTCGGCATGGACGTCGTCAAGTCGGCGGTGGAGAATCTCGGCGGTCTCCTCGATATCCAGTCCCAGCCCGGCGCGGGAACGCGGATCATCCTCCAGCTGCCGCTCTCGGTCGCCATCATCCAGGTGCTGCTGGTCACCTGCGGCGGCCAGACCCTGGCAATCCCGATCACCCGCGTGGTGCGTACCCTCGAAGTCCCCCGCAACGAGGTGCGCTCTTCAGGCCGGCAACTGGTCATCCGCCTCGACGAGGATGTGGTCCCCCTCCTTTCGTTGCACAAGATCCTCGGTCTGCCGCCGGCTTCTCCCGGCGGCGGCGTGCAAATGGTGATCACCGAGCTGCGCGGGCGCCGCGTCGGCCTGGTGGTCGATCGCCTCGCCGGCCAACGGGAAGTCTTTGTCAAGGCGCTCGAATTTCCCCTCAACCAGATCGCCGGGCTCTCCGGAGCGGCAATACTCGGTGATGGCCATATCGTTTTCCTGCTCGACCCGCAGTCCCTGCTGGAAACCCGTCCCGGTGCCGGTCGCGGCCCGCACCCAGAAGAGGCCAAATGA
- a CDS encoding methyl-accepting chemotaxis protein has product MRVEISYKFIMGFIIVVGSIVLLNQLVPHLGIPEAWQQLVSIGCAILVGLLLGWAFSKAFTANIRHLSEAAERLSLGDLSKAIRLRGSAFPDETADLAGSLNRVVESLRDLVGTIRTSANKVAEAAQGLSATSQEMTASSHEVSNTVEQISRGAETQAEMVERSSRLIREMAVSVELIAGAAKKVVAAANETARTAQGGGETARVTTEKLRHILVEVENNGQQIVSFGLQVQKIGKIVDVITGVAQKTNLLALNATIEAARAGEYGRGFAVVAEEIRKLADSTSESAGEITSLIEAIREQGGQVQASMKQTMVEMDAGRTALDSTVTAFDQIIETAANTQTKATSIAELSQKQTQGAGKMVEAIDEISKVVADNAAATEEVSAATQQQTASMEEMAHSAQDLSALADQLLDAVRRFQLGSERG; this is encoded by the coding sequence ATGCGTGTAGAAATCAGCTACAAATTCATCATGGGATTTATCATCGTGGTGGGCTCTATCGTGCTGCTCAACCAGCTCGTCCCCCATCTCGGTATCCCCGAAGCCTGGCAGCAGCTGGTCAGCATCGGCTGCGCGATCCTGGTCGGCCTGCTGCTCGGGTGGGCCTTTTCCAAGGCGTTCACGGCCAACATCCGCCACCTCTCGGAGGCGGCCGAGCGCCTCAGCCTCGGTGACCTCTCCAAGGCGATCCGCCTGCGCGGCAGCGCCTTTCCGGATGAAACCGCCGATCTCGCCGGTTCCCTGAACCGTGTCGTGGAGAGCCTGCGCGACCTGGTCGGCACCATCCGCACCTCCGCCAACAAGGTTGCCGAGGCGGCCCAGGGTCTCTCCGCCACCTCGCAGGAGATGACCGCATCGAGCCATGAAGTCTCCAACACCGTCGAGCAGATCAGCCGCGGGGCGGAAACCCAGGCCGAAATGGTCGAACGTTCCTCGCGCCTGATCCGGGAGATGGCCGTCTCCGTCGAGCTGATCGCCGGGGCGGCGAAGAAGGTGGTCGCCGCCGCCAACGAAACCGCCCGAACCGCCCAGGGGGGGGGCGAGACCGCCCGGGTCACCACCGAAAAGCTGCGTCACATTCTCGTCGAGGTGGAGAACAACGGCCAGCAGATCGTCTCTTTCGGCCTCCAGGTCCAGAAGATCGGCAAGATCGTCGACGTCATCACCGGGGTCGCGCAGAAGACCAACCTGCTGGCTCTCAACGCGACCATCGAAGCGGCGCGGGCCGGCGAGTACGGCCGTGGCTTCGCCGTTGTCGCTGAGGAGATCCGCAAACTGGCCGATTCGACCAGCGAATCGGCCGGCGAGATCACCAGTCTGATCGAAGCGATCCGTGAGCAGGGAGGGCAGGTGCAGGCTTCGATGAAGCAGACCATGGTCGAGATGGACGCCGGCCGAACCGCCCTCGATTCGACGGTGACCGCCTTCGACCAGATTATCGAGACGGCGGCCAATACCCAGACCAAGGCGACCAGCATCGCCGAACTTTCCCAGAAGCAGACGCAAGGGGCCGGCAAGATGGTTGAGGCGATCGACGAGATTTCCAAGGTCGTGGCCGACAACGCTGCGGCGACCGAGGAGGTTTCGGCGGCGACCCAGCAGCAGACCGCCTCCATGGAAGAAATGGCCCACTCGGCCCAGGACCTCTCGGCCCTGGCCGACCAGCTGCTCGACGCGGTACGACGCTTCCAGCTTGGCAGCGAACGGGGCTGA
- a CDS encoding chemotaxis protein CheW, whose protein sequence is MDLTLTFRLGEELYGLEVADVQEIVEAPDFDYIPLAPAGYLGAINFHGTILPVLDLAGYLGLEASQRDRRVIVLPAATCPLGLGVTAVGRILALEREKMLPYLQDREREAYIREVFNHQGDMINMLDLARLLASLETH, encoded by the coding sequence ATGGACCTGACCCTGACCTTTCGTCTCGGTGAAGAGCTCTACGGCCTTGAGGTCGCCGATGTGCAGGAGATCGTCGAGGCCCCCGACTTCGATTACATCCCGCTGGCGCCGGCCGGCTACCTCGGCGCGATCAACTTTCACGGCACGATTTTGCCGGTGCTCGACCTCGCCGGGTATCTCGGTCTGGAAGCCTCGCAACGGGACCGGCGGGTCATCGTGTTGCCGGCCGCGACCTGTCCCCTCGGTCTCGGCGTGACCGCCGTCGGCAGAATCCTGGCGCTGGAGCGGGAAAAAATGCTTCCCTATCTGCAGGACCGGGAACGGGAGGCGTATATCCGCGAAGTCTTCAATCACCAGGGGGATATGATCAACATGCTCGACCTGGCACGCCTGCTGGCGAGCCTGGAAACGCATTGA
- a CDS encoding NRDE family protein — protein sequence MCLILLAWNCHPEYRLVLAANRDEFHRRPTAPATWWSDPPEILAGRDLVGGGTWCGVDRRGRWAAVTNFRDFRDPDRHRSDAPSRGLLVRDFLSSGREPRDWIATQAPMAQDYHAFNLLAGNRDQVAWFSSRGGAATVLTPGIHGLSNALLNTPWPKVTSGKAALAKLVQENRVNPGSLFTLLADRTPAAAADLPDTGVGLAWERLLSSRFICSSDYGTRASTLLLITDSGAVEFFERSFTAGGVCQGEVQERFQIRP from the coding sequence ATGTGTCTGATCCTCTTGGCCTGGAACTGCCACCCCGAGTATCGGCTGGTCCTGGCCGCCAACCGCGATGAATTTCACCGTCGACCGACCGCACCGGCCACCTGGTGGAGCGATCCGCCGGAAATTCTGGCGGGTCGGGACCTGGTCGGCGGCGGGACCTGGTGCGGCGTCGATCGGCGTGGGCGCTGGGCGGCGGTGACCAACTTCCGCGATTTTCGCGACCCGGACCGGCATCGCAGTGATGCGCCTTCCCGGGGGTTGCTGGTGCGGGACTTTCTCTCCTCCGGCAGGGAGCCGAGGGACTGGATCGCGACGCAGGCGCCGATGGCGCAGGACTACCATGCCTTTAACCTCCTTGCCGGCAACCGCGACCAGGTTGCCTGGTTCAGCAGCCGTGGCGGCGCCGCCACGGTTTTAACTCCCGGCATCCACGGCCTGAGCAACGCCCTGCTCAATACCCCCTGGCCGAAGGTAACCAGCGGCAAGGCGGCCCTGGCGAAGCTCGTGCAGGAGAACCGGGTGAACCCAGGGTCGCTCTTCACCCTGCTCGCCGACCGCACCCCGGCGGCCGCTGCCGACCTGCCCGATACCGGGGTCGGTCTGGCCTGGGAACGGCTCCTTTCGTCGCGATTTATCTGCAGCAGCGACTATGGAACCCGCGCCTCGACCCTGCTACTGATCACGGATTCCGGTGCCGTCGAATTTTTCGAGCGCAGTTTCACTGCCGGCGGGGTTTGTCAGGGGGAGGTGCAGGAGCGCTTCCAGATCCGGCCCTGA
- the thiL gene encoding thiamine-phosphate kinase produces the protein MKLKDLGEFGFIDRIRSGVRDGRGVLLGIGDDCAALQLPAGELLLTSKDLLIEEVHFRRDWTGMADLGRKSVAVNISDIAAMGGTPHFLLLGLGIPTTLPLADLDDLMEGFCAACDEYGVTLAGGDTCRSPGPLLISVTAAGSIPPGELVRRSGAAPGDGIYVTGTLGDSALALFDLQQGRPPDPELLARHHRPTARSAAGRSFAAGGLATAMIDLSDGLLADLGHILAAANAGALLDAATLPLSAATEARLRQAPELFDLVLAGGEDYELLLTVAPHHEERLAELVRDWSLPVSRIGQVTPPDGGLLVKDREGGIRPMQPRGFNHFSGQG, from the coding sequence ATGAAGCTGAAGGACCTCGGCGAGTTCGGTTTCATTGATCGCATCCGGAGCGGAGTACGGGACGGGCGCGGGGTGCTGCTGGGGATCGGCGACGACTGCGCGGCCTTGCAGCTCCCGGCCGGGGAGCTGCTGCTGACCAGCAAGGATCTGCTCATCGAGGAGGTGCATTTCCGCCGCGACTGGACCGGCATGGCCGATCTCGGCCGCAAGAGCGTTGCGGTCAATATCAGCGATATCGCGGCCATGGGCGGCACGCCCCACTTCCTCTTGCTTGGGTTGGGTATTCCCACGACCCTCCCCCTGGCCGACCTCGACGACCTGATGGAGGGATTTTGCGCCGCCTGTGACGAATACGGGGTGACCCTTGCCGGCGGCGATACCTGCCGGTCGCCGGGGCCGCTGCTGATCTCGGTCACCGCCGCGGGGAGCATTCCGCCGGGGGAGCTGGTGCGGCGCTCCGGGGCCGCTCCCGGGGATGGCATCTACGTCACCGGAACCCTCGGCGACAGTGCCCTGGCGCTCTTCGACCTGCAGCAGGGGCGACCTCCCGACCCGGAACTGCTGGCGCGGCACCATCGCCCCACGGCGCGCAGTGCCGCGGGGCGCAGCTTCGCCGCGGGCGGACTGGCGACGGCGATGATCGATCTCTCCGACGGTCTGCTCGCGGATCTCGGCCATATCCTGGCGGCGGCGAACGCGGGGGCCCTGCTGGACGCCGCCACTCTGCCGCTATCGGCCGCAACCGAAGCCCGGCTGCGGCAGGCGCCGGAACTTTTTGACCTGGTGCTCGCCGGCGGCGAGGATTATGAACTGCTGCTGACCGTCGCCCCGCACCACGAGGAACGGCTTGCCGAACTGGTGCGCGACTGGTCACTGCCGGTCAGCCGCATCGGCCAGGTTACGCCGCCAGATGGCGGCCTGCTGGTGAAAGACCGGGAGGGTGGCATCCGCCCGATGCAGCCGCGAGGATTCAATCACTTTTCCGGCCAGGGTTAG